A stretch of Henckelia pumila isolate YLH828 chromosome 4, ASM3356847v2, whole genome shotgun sequence DNA encodes these proteins:
- the LOC140862374 gene encoding uncharacterized protein has protein sequence MHEIHGADDESYDKLRWYCSAIKKTNPGSIVECEIDQCSNKFKRFFICFNACATGFVRGCRPLVFLDGTHIKNKHKGNIFVAVVKDANDDLFTLAYAVVDAENDDNLRWFCFQLKGALCSHNCMGFEKYTFFSDRQPGIIKGVELIFPRSHHAYCLRHLVDNFVKHCDAKIPVSQQKTLVVCLQKSCICSIQVRV, from the exons ATGCATGAAATTCACGGTGCGGATGATGAGTCTTATGATAAATTAAGATGGTATTGTAGTGCTATCAAAAAAACTAACCCTGGAAGTATTGTTGAATGTGAAATTGACCAATGCAGTAACAAATTTAAACGGTTTTTCATATGTTTCAATGCATGTGCAACTGGTTTTGTCCGTGGATGTAGGCCTTTGGTTTTCTTGGATGGCacacacataaaaaataaacacaaGGGAAATATTTTTGTTGCTGTTGTGAAAGATGCTAATGATGATCTTTTTACATTAGCATATGCAGTCGTGGATGCTGAAAATGATGATAATTTAAGATGGTTTTGTTTCCAACTTAAAGGTGCTCTGTGTTCACATAATTGTATGGGGTTCGAGAAGTACACTTTTTTCTCTGATAGACAACCTGGAATAATCAAGGGCGTTGAGTTAATATTCCCACGTAGTCATCATGCGTATTGTCTACGCCATTTGGTAGATAATTTCGTGAAACATT GTGATGCGAAGATACCCGTTTCACAACAAAAAACATTGGTCGTCTGTCTTCAAAAAAGCTGCATATGCTCCATCCAGGTCAGAGTTTGA